The following proteins come from a genomic window of Paenibacillus sp. CAA11:
- a CDS encoding tetratricopeptide repeat protein gives MMFQHVFAEMNEILDEIALNYPAAEGHQKQELSRKWRLLKHMSDGIIEEWLTLEEKMGEIQQKWKPEEAASDLQAAELDSTAFVKGQGYYQLQMFTDAVKQFEEAVQRYPSSVLARLYLAMSLLNLAEFLEAAGHFEEVLQTTPNKRIRSICCNALGCIEAMGGRTDLAKAMFMTAYRLDPSLPEPLHNLEACLTDQGIYRFESELASLI, from the coding sequence ATGATGTTTCAGCATGTATTTGCCGAAATGAACGAAATACTTGATGAAATCGCCTTAAATTATCCGGCTGCAGAAGGTCATCAAAAGCAGGAGCTGAGCCGGAAGTGGCGGCTGCTGAAGCATATGAGTGACGGGATCATTGAGGAATGGCTTACCCTGGAAGAAAAAATGGGGGAGATTCAGCAGAAGTGGAAACCTGAAGAAGCTGCTTCCGATCTTCAAGCCGCGGAATTGGATAGCACTGCCTTTGTTAAAGGGCAGGGCTATTATCAGCTCCAGATGTTCACAGACGCGGTTAAGCAGTTCGAAGAAGCCGTGCAGCGTTATCCCTCCAGTGTACTGGCCCGTCTGTATCTGGCCATGTCCTTATTGAATCTAGCCGAATTTCTTGAGGCTGCCGGGCACTTTGAAGAAGTGCTTCAGACCACCCCAAACAAGCGGATCCGATCTATCTGCTGTAATGCACTAGGCTGTATAGAAGCTATGGGAGGCCGTACCGATCTGGCGAAGGCTATGTTTATGACGGCGTATCGCCTGGATCCTTCGCTTCCCGAGCCACTGCACAATCTGGAAGCGTGCCTTACAGATCAGGGGATCTACCGGTTTGAGAGCGAGCTTGCCTCCTTGATTTAA
- the panD gene encoding aspartate 1-decarboxylase produces MYRTMMKSKIHRATVTEANLNYVGSITIDEDLMESADLLENEKVQIVNNNNGARLETYVIPGPRGSGVICLNGAAARLVQPGDVVIIISYAQMSSEEIKGYKPTVVYVDDRNQPVEKSHQEIHATVR; encoded by the coding sequence ATGTATAGAACAATGATGAAGTCCAAGATTCACCGGGCGACCGTAACTGAAGCGAATTTAAATTATGTTGGCAGCATTACCATAGACGAAGATTTAATGGAATCCGCCGATTTGCTGGAAAATGAAAAAGTGCAGATCGTCAACAATAACAATGGCGCCCGCTTGGAAACCTACGTAATTCCAGGCCCTCGGGGAAGCGGAGTGATTTGCCTGAACGGTGCCGCAGCCAGACTGGTGCAGCCTGGGGATGTAGTCATTATTATATCTTATGCTCAAATGTCATCTGAAGAGATAAAGGGCTATAAACCAACCGTGGTTTATGTGGATGATCGGAATCAGCCCGTAGAGAAAAGCCATCAGGAAATACACGCGACAGTTCGTTAA
- the panC gene encoding pantoate--beta-alanine ligase has translation MIQMSNPAELRSAIKEERFKAAREGKELKVGLVPTMGYLHEGHASLLRKAREENDLVVLSIFVNPIQFGPNEDLDRYPRDLERDQALAKREGVDIIFAPGTQDMYPTPTKTKVQVAELTTGLCGAARPGHFDGVTTVVSKLLHLASPDRAYFGLKDAQQLAVLSQMVRDLNMDVELVPCPIVREADGLALSSRNVYLTAEQREEALVLSRSLFEARKWYDSGESITPREIRRRMHDLIAAQPLAEIDYIEIVSFPSLEPLAENTAIQELTQPILLALAVKFGGTRLIDNILLHSNEVPVHV, from the coding sequence ATGATTCAGATGAGTAATCCAGCAGAACTGCGTTCTGCGATCAAGGAGGAGCGGTTTAAGGCCGCAAGAGAGGGCAAAGAGCTGAAGGTGGGCCTCGTTCCGACCATGGGCTATCTGCATGAAGGTCATGCAAGCCTGCTGCGCAAAGCTAGAGAAGAGAATGACCTGGTTGTACTAAGCATCTTTGTGAATCCCATTCAATTCGGACCGAATGAAGATTTGGACCGGTATCCCCGCGACTTGGAGCGGGACCAGGCCTTGGCGAAACGCGAAGGCGTGGATATTATTTTTGCTCCGGGAACTCAGGATATGTATCCTACGCCAACGAAGACTAAAGTTCAGGTTGCTGAGCTGACCACTGGCTTATGTGGGGCTGCTAGACCGGGACATTTTGATGGGGTGACGACCGTGGTTTCCAAGCTGCTTCATCTCGCTTCTCCCGACAGGGCGTACTTCGGCCTTAAGGATGCGCAGCAGCTGGCCGTGCTAAGCCAAATGGTTAGGGACCTCAATATGGATGTGGAGCTTGTCCCATGTCCGATCGTAAGAGAAGCTGACGGACTTGCGCTCAGCTCACGGAATGTGTATCTTACAGCCGAGCAGCGGGAAGAAGCGCTGGTCCTCTCGAGATCGCTATTTGAAGCCCGCAAGTGGTACGATTCGGGGGAATCCATAACACCCCGTGAAATCCGCAGACGTATGCACGATTTGATTGCAGCCCAACCGCTGGCCGAGATCGATTATATTGAAATTGTATCCTTCCCTTCGCTGGAGCCACTGGCAGAGAACACAGCAATTCAAGAACTCACACAGCCCATCTTGCTGGCACTTGCTGTGAAATTCGGGGGAACGCGGTTAATTGATAATATATTATTACATTCTAATGAGGTGCCTGTTCATGTATAG